The following are encoded together in the Pedobacter steynii genome:
- a CDS encoding DUF4783 domain-containing protein → MKPLLFLTILFTSLSSSIATQSDIIDNLSTYFKNGSSKDVAGNFSSSVELIIIDEEDVYSKAQAEQILRNFFTKYPPVKSSVIHLINANPNFRFGILSLHTKNGKFRVSITMKKSNNAFFITELRIEPDK, encoded by the coding sequence ATGAAGCCCTTACTTTTTTTGACGATTCTTTTTACCTCCCTTTCTTCTTCCATTGCTACGCAGAGCGATATTATTGACAATCTATCGACTTACTTTAAAAATGGAAGCTCGAAAGATGTGGCGGGAAATTTCTCTTCCTCTGTGGAATTAATCATAATAGATGAGGAGGATGTCTACTCTAAAGCACAGGCTGAACAAATTTTAAGAAACTTTTTTACTAAATATCCTCCGGTAAAATCTTCCGTCATACACCTTATTAATGCAAATCCAAATTTTAGGTTTGGCATTCTTTCCCTGCATACTAAAAACGGAAAATTCAGGGTTTCTATAACGATGAAAAAATCTAACAATGCTTTTTTTATTACAGAATTAAGAATAGAGCCGGATAAATAA